The sequence GCAGAGCACGATACCACCCCTTTGATTGCGATTCATGGCGGGCCTGGAGGGCATCAATGGATCCTGGAGCAAACGGGGGGGAAACTGCTCGAGGAGTTCGCGACGCTTGTGTATTATGATCAGCGGGGCTGCGGCCGTTCAGACCCACCGGCAGACCCGGGGGAATATTCCATCGACATTCTCCTTGATGATCTGGAGGAAATCAGAAAAGCACTGAATGTGGACAAATTCATTCCATTAGGACACTCGTTTGGAGGGGAGTTGGCACTGGAGTATGCGTTGAAATACCCTGGGTGTGTCGAGAAAATCATTCTGGAGGGGCCGGCCATTGGTGACTGGGACAGGCTAGCGATCAATCAGATCATGAGTTTTATATCGATTACGGACGGAGAGGTTCAGTGGAAGCTAAGGAACCTCCTGCAAGGAGGGGCTCCCTATACAGGCAGGAATGGAGCGGCTTGGGGATTAGTGGATGAACAGACGACGATGGCATTCTCCTTTTTCAAAAAGGGGTCCTATGAGAAACTAGTCGAAATCAGCACGGATGACGCCCCAAGGGTTGGGAATGAAGATATGAAAGAGAAGATCCAAGAAGTCCCTTTCTCGAATCTGACCGGGAGAATCAAGGCGATTGAATCGCCCGTACTGGTCATGACCGGGCTATATGATGGAAATACAGGAATCGATATGGCGCGGGATGTCTACCGGAATCTGCCTAATGGCGAGATAGAAATCTTCCTGGAAAGCGGACATTATATCCAGATGGAAGAACCGGAGAAGATGGCAGAGGTTGTGAAAGAATTCATGATTAAGTAAGAAAACAGACGTCCTGAGACAGGGCGTTTTATTTATGGATGAATTCATTTGGTATGGTAAAATAAGGATGAATACTGGGTGTTTAAGCAATTTTATAAAATAATTGGGGATTATGCGTTGAAATGGATGCATCTTATTTATCTCGAAGACATTGTATATATAAGAGGAAAAGAGGGATCAACCGTGCTGAAAAAATTAAGAAAAACGATAAGTATCATCGTTCTGGCACTATCACTCTATGGATTGGCTTCAAATCATAACGATTTGCTTCCATATACCATGGCAGGCTTGGCGGTCCTCATGGTGATTATGGGAGCGGAAGAACACCAGAAGGATCGGAAATCGTATCGAAGCTATCTGTTTTTTGCCGTATCTGCTTTCTTGCTCATGGTTTTCATCCAAGGTTTTATCTACCAACTTCTCCCGTGAAAAGGAGAATCCCCCCTGTTTGTTGAATTGATTCAAATGGAAATCAGGAGGGGGAGCGAAAGTGGATTATCTATTAGAACAGGTGAATGATCAAATAGATGTGTTAGCGGTTTGGGATGCTGAATGGAATACATATACGAATGCTTACTTTATTCAGGAGGATGCTGGATTGACAGTGGTCGATTCGTGTAAAGAGGGTCACTTGGAGTTTCTCCGGCATTCCTTAAACAAAATCGGGAAAACGGCTGACGATGTAAAGCTGATGCTCGTCACACATGGTCATGAGGATCATGTGGGAGGGGCGCCGTTATTTACTAAGGCAAGGAAGGTCATTCATGGTGACGAGACGTTGCCGGCTGAGTCTTTCATTAGCGGGGAGCTCCTTGATAGGGGAACGATAGGGGATTACGAATACACGAGAGTCGGCTATCATTCTCCGGGTTCTGTGATTTTCTTTCATCGGCCAACCAGAACGCTCTTTACGGGGGATTTCCTCTGTTTCTTTGGGGATCCTTTGTCGGATGGAGGGCTTGTTTCAAAAGGGGAAGATCTAAGGCAAGCCTGGATTGAATTTCTTCAGTGTGGTGGGGTTGCAAAGGTGGACTTACCAGTATTCTTGAATGGACTAAGGATGATGAAGGAATATGATCCGGATGTGATGTGTACGGGACATGGCGGTGTGTTAGTGGGGGATCTTGACGTGTTCCTTGAAGAGTTGATCACTATTGGAGATGCGGATAAATAAAGAGTGGAAGGGATGGGTGGAAGTAGATGCCCATCCCTTCTTTCTGTGCTATTTACTCTGTCCTGACCAAGATGAAATCCTCTAATGATTCAAGTCTATTATCGATGAAAGGCAACAGCCGCCTCTGCCATCTCTAGTATTTTTTGACGAAGATTCTTCGGTTCAATCACTCTTACCTGATTGGCGAAACCGAGGATGTATCCCTTTGCTTCGTCTTCTGTATCAAAAGAAAGGGTCACCGGTATCCAGTTCTCTTTGTTTCTATCCCCCATCTCAAGGACACGGGCAAAGCGTCCGGTGAATGTCAGCCTCGATAAAGCAAGTGGAGAGACCTCGACTTTCACTTCATAAGAGGGCAGCCGTTTAATGAAGGATTGAGTGGAGGATGTCCAATACTGAGCCAGGTCGAATCCCCGGGGTCTTATGAACGTTCCGGCCAAAGAATCGGCAGAGAGGATACGGGAGGCCCTGTAATTCCGGATGTCTCCGTTTTCCTTGGAAGCCACGAGGTACCAGAGGTCACCTTTTGCCACGAGTCCGAGTGGTTCCACAATGCGGTCGTCTGTTTTTCCGTCTGCACGCTGGTAGGTGATCCTCAGTTTCTGTTCCTTCCATATGGCCTCTTTAATGACTTCAAAGGAGGCTGCTTTTTCTTTCTGCTTCCGCCATGAGCTTGTGTCGATGTGGATTCGGTTCCATACGTCTTTAGCGTTTTCACGATAGGTGGATGGAAGGGAGGCGATGAGTTTGTTTCTGGCTTCCTCGGACGTACGGGTCAAGCCGAGATCGTCGAGGAGGTGGGATGAAGGTGAAACGAACAACGAGCGGATTTCTGATTCTTTCAGACCGGTCAGATCCGTCTGATAGTCTTCGAGTAAAGACCAGCCGCCGTTTTTTCCGCGCTCTGCCACCACGGGGATCCCTGTTCCGCTCAGGGCGTCCATGTCCCTGTAAATCGTCCGTTCGGAAACTTCCAATCTCTCTGACAGTTGTTTTGCGGTCATCTGCCCGTGTGATTGTAATAATAAGAGAATGGATACCAGTCTGTCGCCTCTCATCTGCTTCACCTTTTTCTCAATTTGTTAATTTTATTTA is a genomic window of Rossellomorea sp. y25 containing:
- a CDS encoding MBL fold metallo-hydrolase; this encodes MDYLLEQVNDQIDVLAVWDAEWNTYTNAYFIQEDAGLTVVDSCKEGHLEFLRHSLNKIGKTADDVKLMLVTHGHEDHVGGAPLFTKARKVIHGDETLPAESFISGELLDRGTIGDYEYTRVGYHSPGSVIFFHRPTRTLFTGDFLCFFGDPLSDGGLVSKGEDLRQAWIEFLQCGGVAKVDLPVFLNGLRMMKEYDPDVMCTGHGGVLVGDLDVFLEELITIGDADK
- a CDS encoding alpha/beta hydrolase, whose amino-acid sequence is MINGELCIKVNGVKHWVRIAGAEHDTTPLIAIHGGPGGHQWILEQTGGKLLEEFATLVYYDQRGCGRSDPPADPGEYSIDILLDDLEEIRKALNVDKFIPLGHSFGGELALEYALKYPGCVEKIILEGPAIGDWDRLAINQIMSFISITDGEVQWKLRNLLQGGAPYTGRNGAAWGLVDEQTTMAFSFFKKGSYEKLVEISTDDAPRVGNEDMKEKIQEVPFSNLTGRIKAIESPVLVMTGLYDGNTGIDMARDVYRNLPNGEIEIFLESGHYIQMEEPEKMAEVVKEFMIK
- a CDS encoding YafY family protein; this translates as MRGDRLVSILLLLQSHGQMTAKQLSERLEVSERTIYRDMDALSGTGIPVVAERGKNGGWSLLEDYQTDLTGLKESEIRSLFVSPSSHLLDDLGLTRTSEEARNKLIASLPSTYRENAKDVWNRIHIDTSSWRKQKEKAASFEVIKEAIWKEQKLRITYQRADGKTDDRIVEPLGLVAKGDLWYLVASKENGDIRNYRASRILSADSLAGTFIRPRGFDLAQYWTSSTQSFIKRLPSYEVKVEVSPLALSRLTFTGRFARVLEMGDRNKENWIPVTLSFDTEDEAKGYILGFANQVRVIEPKNLRQKILEMAEAAVAFHR